A part of Bacteroidales bacterium genomic DNA contains:
- a CDS encoding transposase, translating into MTIFLKTLRLGKSTGIAFVDSTPIRVCKNKRIFNHKVFKDIAQREKSTIGYFFGFKLHIVVNNKGEMYDKIMLRKRSVIETINDVLKNICQVEHSRHRSFANFLTNMISGLIAYSFLPKKPSIKYETKAESCQLILF; encoded by the coding sequence AACACTTCGACTTGGAAAAAGTACAGGTATTGCTTTTGTTGATTCAACACCTATTCGAGTATGTAAGAATAAGAGAATTTTCAATCATAAGGTTTTTAAAGATATTGCACAAAGAGAAAAATCAACAATAGGCTACTTCTTTGGATTTAAACTACATATAGTTGTAAATAATAAAGGTGAAATGTATGATAAAATTATGCTTCGTAAACGATCTGTTATCGAAACGATTAACGATGTATTGAAAAATATATGTCAAGTTGAACATTCTCGTCACAGAAGCTTCGCTAACTTTTTGACCAATATGATTTCAGGACTTATTGCATATTCTTTCTTACCTAAAAAACCAAGTATAAAATACGAAACTAAAGCTGAATCCTGCCAACTCATTCTTTTTTAG